From one Solanum stenotomum isolate F172 chromosome 12, ASM1918654v1, whole genome shotgun sequence genomic stretch:
- the LOC125848726 gene encoding putative pentatricopeptide repeat-containing protein At3g28640, whose translation MNCLSNARVLVRANNSFQIWKWCMSMAEKCNNMRQLKAIHAIYITLGLHRNTYSVSKLLDFCALSNSGDLSYASRIFDQVQTPNTFLYNALIRAYSSSSQPQFSLNYFNLMVQTNNAAAPDNFTFPFLLIACANCPLEVEGKQIHSWIIKNSFSASNAHVQTALIRFYTNCKALDDARKVFDEITDIDVIQCNVLMSGHLQSGLAKEALSIFQDMLGRGVGPDEYCVTTALAACAQLGALEQGKWIHEHATKSEWLEYDVFIGSALVDMYAKCGCINMASEVFESMPKRNKHSWATMIRGFAVHGRPELAISCLERMQVADGLKPDGVVILAILAACAHSGLQKEGQGLLDEMESLYGVTPEHEHFSCVVDLLSRAGRLDDALKLIRRMPMKPRASVWGALLSGCRNHNNVNLAELAVKEILLVEDGNEAEEDSAYVQLSNIYLAARQCDDARRIRRRIGDRGLRKTPGYSAIEIDGMINEFISGDVSHTCLADIHKVLDLTYLDPEIDNLA comes from the coding sequence AGAGCCAACAACAGCTTCCAAATATGGAAATGGTGCATGTCTATGGCAGAAAAGTGCAACAATATGCGTCAACTGAAAGCTATCCACGCCATTTACATTACCCTCGGTCTTCACCGCAACACGTACTCCGTCAGCAAGCTCCTCGATTTTTGTGCCCTTTCAAATTCCGGCGACCTTTCCTACGCCTCACGGATCTTCGACCAGGTTCAAACTCCCAATACGTTCCTCTACAACGCCCTTATCCGGGCCTACTCTAGCAGCTCACAACCCCAATTTTCCCTCAATTACTTCAATCTCATGGTACAAACCAATAACGCTGCGGCTCCTGATAACTTCACATTTCCCTTCCTCCTCATCGCTTGCGCTAACTGTCCTTTGGAAGTGGAGGGTAAACAAATACACAGTTGGATAATCAAGAATTCCTTTTCTGCGTCAAATGCACATGTACAGACTGCATTAATTCGGTTTTACACGAACTGCAAAGCATTGGATGATGCTCGTAAGGTGTTTGATGAAATTACTGACATTGATGTTATTCAATGTAATGTTCTTATGAGTGGACACCTTCAAAGCGGACTAGCAAAGGAGGCATTGAGTATTTTTCAAGATATGTTGGGGCGTGGAGTTGGTCCAGATGAGTACTGTGTGACCACAGCACTTGCTGCCTGTGCTCAGTTAGGTGCTCTTGAGCAAGGAAAATGGATTCATGAGCATGCTACAAAGAGTGAGTGGTTGGAATATGATGTTTTTATCGGCTCTGCTCTTGTTGATATGTATGCTAAGTGTGGGTGTATTAACATGGCTTCTGAGGTATTCGAGAGCATGCCTAAGAGGAATAAGCATTCGTGGGCAACAATGATTCGAGGATTTGCTGTCCATGGTCGTCCTGAGCTAGCAATAAGCTGTTTGGAGAGGATGCAGGTGGCTGATGGGCTTAAGCCTGATGGTGTTGTCATTCTTGCAATTTTAGCAGCATGTGCACATTCAGGGCTTCAGAAAGAAGGTCAAGGTTTGTTGGATGAGATGGAATCTTTATATGGCGTTACACCGGAACATGAGCACTTTAGTTGTGTAGTGGACTTGTTAAGCAGGGCAGGACGATTGGATGATGCACTTAAGCTTATTAGAAGGATGCCAATGAAACCGCGGGCCTCTGTTTGGGGCGCATTGTTAAGTGGTTGCCGAAATCACAACAACGTGAATCTTGCAGAACTTGCTGTCAAAGAGATTTTGTTGGTAGAAGATGGCAATGAAGCTGAAGAAGATTCTGCTTACGTTCAactatcaaatatatatttagcagCTCGACAATGTGATGATGCACGTCGAATCAGGAGGAGAATTGGTGACCGAGGGCTCAGGAAGACACCTGGGTACAGTGCAATTGAGATTGATGGGATGATTAATGAGTTTATATCTGGAGATGTTTCCCATACATGTCTAGCTGACATTCATAAGGTGCTTGATCTAACTTATCTAGATCCCGAAATTGACAACCTAGCATAG